The proteins below are encoded in one region of Aeromonas veronii:
- a CDS encoding TDP-N-acetylfucosamine:lipid II N-acetylfucosaminyltransferase, with protein sequence MIVHVMIIEKFMPSFIDFMMKHFDVGPHRFLFITSPKYQYGLQPHHPVEFLYRDEDFLTLESYFDVAEKIILHGLWRDKVNDILLKNKSWLDKSFWVMWGGDFYHKNQYKPSQLEVIKRIGYLITFMKEDVDWVRWNYQSIGQHMECFSYPSNICKYGSHKKAADVSRKNIMVGHSGVEDNIHIEIFDLLNERLPYSINVWCPLSYPLMNSYITNVVNVGSKMFGERFTPLVSWMNEHEYYSFLDSIDVAILPSWRQHAIGNIINLLGRGIHVYINEQTTSWRFFKRLGLHVDSYSHINGLCANYQNTSNIELVNHIFSEQRLINDWQAIFNS encoded by the coding sequence ATGATTGTACATGTCATGATCATTGAGAAGTTTATGCCATCATTTATTGACTTCATGATGAAACATTTTGATGTAGGGCCGCATCGTTTTTTATTTATTACTAGCCCTAAATATCAATATGGCTTGCAGCCTCACCACCCAGTAGAGTTTTTGTATCGAGATGAAGATTTTTTAACTTTGGAGAGTTATTTCGATGTGGCAGAAAAAATAATTTTACATGGCCTCTGGCGTGATAAAGTAAATGACATTCTTTTAAAAAATAAAAGCTGGCTAGATAAGTCATTTTGGGTGATGTGGGGAGGAGATTTTTATCATAAAAACCAGTATAAGCCATCACAGTTAGAGGTAATAAAAAGAATCGGGTACTTGATTACCTTTATGAAAGAAGATGTGGATTGGGTTCGGTGGAACTATCAATCAATTGGCCAACATATGGAGTGTTTTTCTTACCCTAGTAATATATGCAAGTATGGTTCACATAAGAAAGCCGCTGACGTGAGTCGGAAAAATATTATGGTGGGGCATTCTGGCGTTGAAGATAATATTCATATTGAGATATTTGATTTACTAAATGAGCGCTTACCTTACAGCATAAATGTCTGGTGTCCCCTATCATATCCTTTGATGAATAGCTATATTACTAATGTAGTTAATGTCGGTTCTAAAATGTTTGGTGAGCGTTTTACTCCGCTGGTCTCATGGATGAATGAACATGAATATTACAGCTTCCTTGATTCGATTGATGTAGCTATATTACCATCTTGGCGGCAGCATGCCATAGGCAATATTATCAATTTACTAGGGCGAGGAATACATGTGTATATAAATGAACAGACGACTTCATGGCGGTTTTTTAAACGTCTGGGGTTACATGTTGATTCTTACAGCCATATTAATGGGCTGTGTGCCAATTATCAAAATACTTCAAATATTGAACTGGTTAACCATATATTCTCTGAGCAGAGATTGATTAATGACTGGCAGGCTATTTTTAATAGTTGA
- the wecC gene encoding UDP-N-acetyl-D-mannosamine dehydrogenase: protein MKFDRISIIGLGYIGLPTAAVIASNGIRVFGFDINHGTVNTINNGKIHIVEPGLEELVRRAVDDGYLTAHTIPQQADVFLVAVPTPFQGENKEPDLSFIQQAAISLAPCLKPGNLVILESTSPVGTTEKMANWLSEARPDLTFPHTAKAGVCSDVKVAYCPERVLPGHVVRELVDNDRIIGGLDTASTEAAMVFYRLFVKNGECIATTARTAEMSKLAENSFRDVNIAFANELSFICDRQGIDVWELISLANRHPRVNILQPGCGVGGHCIAVDPWFIVNQNPEQAKIIKQARLVNDYKPLYVVEKIEGVLSEMSSRKIACLGLSFKPNVDDLRESPALNITRILAGAPQNEILVVEPYISALPHEFSDLENVQLMTLTDALEKADIVVQLVNHRQFSGVSTACGQHVRYIKFC from the coding sequence ATGAAATTCGACAGAATATCTATTATCGGACTGGGATATATTGGACTGCCTACAGCGGCAGTGATTGCCAGTAACGGTATTCGCGTCTTTGGTTTTGATATCAACCATGGTACTGTTAATACCATTAACAATGGGAAAATCCACATTGTTGAACCTGGACTTGAAGAATTGGTTCGCCGCGCCGTTGATGATGGTTACTTAACCGCACATACGATACCGCAGCAGGCCGATGTATTCCTTGTCGCTGTACCTACGCCATTTCAAGGGGAGAACAAGGAGCCGGATCTAAGCTTTATCCAACAGGCCGCAATCAGCTTGGCACCATGCCTTAAGCCAGGTAATCTGGTGATTTTAGAGTCCACGTCACCAGTTGGCACGACTGAGAAGATGGCTAATTGGCTATCCGAGGCTCGTCCTGACCTGACATTTCCTCACACGGCAAAAGCGGGGGTTTGTTCGGATGTGAAGGTGGCGTATTGTCCTGAGCGGGTATTACCCGGTCATGTTGTTCGTGAGCTGGTAGACAATGACCGGATTATTGGTGGGTTGGATACAGCTAGCACCGAAGCGGCGATGGTGTTCTATCGACTATTTGTTAAAAATGGTGAATGTATAGCTACGACGGCGCGCACTGCTGAGATGAGTAAACTGGCAGAAAACTCTTTCCGGGATGTCAACATTGCGTTTGCCAATGAGTTATCCTTTATTTGCGACCGTCAGGGGATTGATGTATGGGAGTTAATCTCTCTAGCAAACCGTCATCCAAGAGTTAATATATTGCAGCCAGGGTGTGGGGTTGGGGGTCATTGCATCGCGGTGGATCCTTGGTTTATTGTAAATCAGAATCCAGAACAGGCCAAAATTATTAAACAAGCAAGGTTAGTTAATGATTACAAACCATTATATGTCGTAGAGAAAATTGAGGGCGTGTTATCTGAGATGTCGAGTCGGAAGATTGCCTGCTTAGGTTTGTCATTTAAGCCCAATGTTGATGATCTGCGTGAAAGCCCTGCACTGAATATTACACGTATTTTGGCCGGAGCCCCTCAGAATGAAATACTAGTCGTAGAACCATATATTTCTGCTTTGCCTCATGAGTTTTCTGATTTGGAAAATGTGCAACTGATGACATTGACGGATGCGCTAGAAAAGGCAGATATAGTCGTACAATTAGTGAACCACCGCCAATTTTCAGGTGTTTCTACAGCATGTGGACAACATGTCAGGTATATTAAGTTCTGTTGA
- a CDS encoding ATP-grasp domain-containing protein: MNITNKVNVMVMAVGSPLGQSILKAVRASPYVDNIYATDISVLAAGLHFENVHPVILPLVKENSYFDELTSFVEKYDIKVIFPTIAVEHEFFAKYTTYFHERRIHIVSCEASVFEICNDKYESMQYLRRNNIAAPSTILGCEHDAIEEFIKRYGFPVVIKPRNGASSNDVFIIKNKARLLALLGAYPEDYFVVQEYLEDPKDYTAGVYVSSSADFNDVIIFERDLKFGLSYSGKIIIDEGIKKYCLSIANALKSTYSINIQFKMMAGQPYCYEINPRLSSTTSVRAHFGFNEPDMIIREIIGINPLRDQQPAQVGKFMRYWEEIYQEEN; this comes from the coding sequence ATGAATATTACTAATAAAGTAAATGTCATGGTCATGGCTGTTGGCTCTCCACTAGGTCAAAGTATTCTAAAGGCGGTCAGAGCAAGCCCATATGTTGATAATATCTATGCCACAGATATAAGTGTACTTGCGGCTGGATTACATTTCGAAAATGTGCATCCGGTGATTCTTCCATTGGTCAAAGAGAATAGTTATTTTGATGAGTTAACCAGTTTCGTGGAAAAATATGATATCAAAGTTATTTTTCCAACTATTGCTGTGGAGCACGAATTCTTTGCAAAATATACTACCTACTTTCATGAACGAAGAATTCATATTGTGAGTTGTGAAGCATCAGTATTTGAAATATGTAACGATAAATATGAGTCAATGCAATATCTCAGGCGGAATAATATAGCTGCACCATCTACAATATTGGGCTGTGAACACGACGCGATTGAAGAGTTCATTAAAAGGTATGGGTTCCCTGTTGTAATAAAGCCAAGAAATGGAGCTTCAAGCAATGATGTTTTTATTATTAAAAACAAAGCCCGATTATTAGCGCTGCTTGGTGCGTATCCTGAAGATTACTTTGTTGTGCAGGAATATCTTGAAGATCCAAAAGACTATACGGCCGGTGTATATGTCTCATCTTCAGCTGATTTCAATGACGTCATTATTTTTGAGCGAGATTTGAAGTTTGGCCTATCATATAGCGGTAAAATCATAATAGATGAAGGTATTAAAAAATACTGTCTGTCAATTGCCAATGCTCTGAAATCGACGTACTCTATTAATATTCAGTTCAAAATGATGGCGGGCCAACCATATTGTTATGAAATAAATCCACGTCTATCAAGCACAACTAGTGTGCGTGCACATTTCGGTTTCAATGAACCTGATATGATAATTCGAGAAATAATTGGTATCAATCCGCTTCGCGATCAGCAACCTGCGCAAGTGGGTAAATTTATGCGTTACTGGGAAGAAATATATCAGGAGGAGAATTGA
- a CDS encoding class I SAM-dependent methyltransferase, protein MINEWNESVFPVQDRLDTISKYQCDYELYGYSPRSLGWDKGKQDIRFYILTHFFSLKGKRILDIGCGFGDINKCLQEQYGDDYVYLGIDLVESFIREARARYSSDKVSFRCCDFISDWHSLGEFDVILASGIFNHKFTKADNKRFIFEVIKKSLALAAEGVAFDFLSDKVDFMHTHTYHSSPEEVLSLGYSLTRNVVLRNDYFPFEFAIRLLKDDSFSVDDTTFNSWKEIK, encoded by the coding sequence ATGATAAATGAATGGAATGAAAGTGTTTTTCCAGTACAGGACCGTCTAGATACTATATCAAAGTATCAGTGTGATTATGAATTATATGGATACTCGCCACGCTCTTTGGGATGGGATAAAGGTAAACAGGATATCCGATTTTATATTCTCACTCATTTTTTTTCTCTGAAAGGAAAACGAATTCTTGATATAGGATGTGGGTTTGGCGACATTAATAAATGTTTACAGGAACAATACGGGGATGATTATGTTTATCTGGGTATAGATCTTGTTGAGTCATTCATTCGAGAAGCTCGGGCTAGATATTCCTCTGATAAAGTATCTTTTAGGTGCTGTGATTTTATTTCTGATTGGCATTCATTAGGTGAGTTTGATGTGATTCTTGCCTCTGGTATTTTTAATCATAAATTTACTAAAGCTGATAACAAACGCTTTATTTTCGAGGTTATTAAGAAGTCACTTGCGTTAGCCGCAGAAGGCGTCGCCTTTGATTTTCTATCGGACAAAGTGGACTTTATGCATACTCATACATATCATAGCAGCCCCGAAGAGGTTTTATCTCTTGGCTATAGTCTGACTAGAAATGTAGTATTGCGTAATGACTATTTTCCATTCGAATTTGCTATTCGATTATTGAAAGATGATAGTTTTTCGGTTGATGATACAACCTTTAACTCATGGAAAGAGATAAAATAA
- the rffA gene encoding dTDP-4-amino-4,6-dideoxygalactose transaminase has translation MSYLIPFNKPYLHGRELVYISSSVASGKISGDGVFTHKCHDFIKNRYNFNKVLLTTSCTDALEMAAILLNIQAGDEVIAPSYTFVSTVNAFVLRGARIIFADSYPNHPNIDPKQIAELITPRTRAIVVVHYAGVACDMDSIMLLAEKYDIPVVEDAAQAIDAFYKSRPLGSIGCLSTFSFHETKNIISGEGGLLVINDKQYAARAEIIREKGTNRSSFFRGEVDKYGWVDIGSSFLPSDIIAAYLYAQLEQLEEIQKRRLEIWHRYFQALTPVADKYGFKLPFIPDYATNNAHMFYLDCASLHQRSQLIQHLDLAGIKAVFHYQSLHCSPYFQELHDGRLLPNADHFTDSVVRLPMYFDLSNDEVDFICEQVVICLSQNS, from the coding sequence ATGTCATATCTAATTCCATTTAATAAACCTTACCTGCACGGGCGTGAGTTGGTTTATATTTCTTCATCTGTTGCAAGTGGTAAGATTTCTGGTGATGGTGTATTTACTCATAAATGTCATGACTTTATTAAAAATAGATACAACTTTAATAAGGTACTGCTGACAACTTCCTGTACCGATGCTTTGGAAATGGCGGCAATTTTGCTCAATATCCAGGCGGGTGATGAAGTTATTGCCCCTAGCTATACCTTCGTCTCGACCGTTAATGCATTTGTTTTGCGTGGTGCAAGGATTATTTTTGCTGATTCCTACCCTAATCATCCAAACATTGACCCTAAACAGATTGCCGAGCTTATTACTCCACGAACACGTGCCATTGTAGTTGTTCACTATGCAGGGGTAGCCTGTGATATGGATTCGATTATGCTCCTGGCTGAGAAATATGATATTCCTGTTGTTGAAGATGCGGCCCAGGCTATCGATGCATTCTATAAATCCCGCCCTCTAGGTAGCATCGGATGTTTGTCAACATTCTCATTCCATGAGACAAAAAATATAATTTCAGGTGAAGGTGGTTTGCTAGTTATAAATGATAAACAATATGCAGCACGAGCAGAAATAATCCGAGAGAAAGGGACAAACCGCAGTTCATTCTTTCGCGGTGAAGTCGATAAATATGGATGGGTTGATATTGGGTCCTCATTTCTGCCATCGGATATCATTGCTGCTTATTTGTATGCACAGCTGGAGCAGCTGGAAGAGATACAAAAGCGTAGGCTGGAAATATGGCATCGCTACTTTCAGGCATTAACCCCAGTGGCCGATAAATACGGGTTCAAGCTACCATTTATTCCTGATTATGCCACCAACAATGCTCATATGTTTTATCTGGATTGTGCTAGTCTTCATCAACGTAGTCAGCTGATACAGCATCTGGATTTAGCTGGAATTAAAGCAGTGTTCCATTATCAATCTTTGCATTGCAGCCCCTATTTTCAGGAACTACATGATGGTCGTTTGCTGCCGAATGCTGATCATTTTACCGATTCGGTCGTCCGTTTGCCGATGTATTTCGATTTGTCTAATGATGAGGTTGATTTTATTTGTGAGCAGGTAGTTATCTGTCTTAGCCAAAATAGCTAA
- a CDS encoding class I SAM-dependent methyltransferase — MHILIYGTSTQALHFLPALALNHTLLGFVDSDPAKQGSRWMNRPIYHPSQLAGIQFDRIVIASCFVHEINQTLASYGIEPGIPVEAFDEVVMQTSREYESTLQAVRAKREAMQPKTPLLQQHIEGATLLTDRSSLLAQLPKHGVVAELGVAAGAFSRQIYEICHPSKLHLIDIWGSERYGEALYLSVNSHFQQQQQHGEVMIHRKPSLEALDSFPDRTFDWVYIDTTHSYELTRDELRACARKVKSTGIIAGHDYIQGNWCSQYRYGVIEAVHEFCVEYDYRVLYLTMDISECLSFALVKNI; from the coding sequence ATGCATATTCTCATTTATGGAACCTCAACCCAAGCGCTGCACTTCTTACCAGCCCTGGCATTGAACCATACCCTGTTAGGTTTTGTTGATAGTGACCCGGCCAAACAGGGTTCACGCTGGATGAACAGACCGATTTATCACCCCAGTCAACTTGCAGGGATCCAATTCGACCGAATTGTCATCGCAAGCTGTTTTGTTCACGAGATAAACCAGACGCTGGCCAGTTATGGCATAGAACCGGGGATTCCCGTAGAAGCGTTTGACGAGGTGGTCATGCAGACCAGCCGTGAATATGAAAGTACCCTGCAAGCAGTGCGTGCCAAACGCGAAGCGATGCAGCCAAAAACTCCTTTATTGCAACAACATATCGAAGGTGCAACCCTATTGACCGATAGATCGTCGCTGCTGGCGCAATTGCCTAAACACGGGGTTGTTGCAGAGCTGGGCGTAGCTGCAGGAGCTTTTAGCCGCCAGATATATGAGATATGCCACCCCAGCAAACTGCATCTGATTGATATATGGGGCTCAGAGCGTTACGGCGAAGCGCTGTACCTAAGTGTTAACAGCCACTTTCAGCAGCAACAACAGCACGGCGAGGTGATGATTCACCGCAAACCCTCGCTAGAGGCACTGGATAGTTTCCCGGATCGAACCTTTGACTGGGTATATATAGACACGACCCACAGTTATGAATTAACCCGGGACGAGCTCAGAGCCTGTGCGAGAAAAGTAAAATCAACTGGGATTATCGCTGGCCACGACTACATACAAGGCAACTGGTGCTCTCAATACCGCTATGGAGTCATCGAAGCAGTACATGAATTTTGTGTGGAATATGATTACCGAGTGCTTTATCTAACGATGGATATTTCCGAATGTTTGAGTTTTGCACTGGTTAAGAACATTTGA
- the pseB gene encoding UDP-N-acetylglucosamine 4,6-dehydratase (inverting), translating to MFNEKTILITGGTGSFGKLFIQTILERYQPRRLIVYSRDELKQFEMQQEYNAPCMRYFIGDVRDANRLTMAMRGVDYVVHAAALKQVPAAEYNPMECIKTNIHGAENVIQAALLNQVKKVIALSTDKAANPINLYGATKLASDKLFVAANNIAGQDPTRFAVVRYGNVVGSRGSVVPFFQKRINQGATALPITHSEMTRFWITLQQGVDFVINNFSRMKGGEIFVPKLPSVRITDLATAMAPQLKQEIIGIRPGEKLHEVMCPADDSYHTFEFDDFFIIGPTINFNNRNNDFSVTATNEAGNLVEQGFEYNSRNNGDFLTIEQLKALNDKMVVA from the coding sequence ATGTTCAATGAGAAAACGATCCTGATCACCGGTGGCACAGGCTCTTTCGGCAAGCTCTTTATCCAGACCATACTGGAGCGCTATCAGCCCCGTCGCCTGATCGTTTACTCACGCGATGAGCTCAAACAGTTTGAAATGCAGCAAGAGTACAATGCCCCCTGCATGCGCTACTTCATCGGGGATGTGCGGGATGCCAACCGGTTGACCATGGCAATGCGCGGGGTCGATTATGTGGTCCACGCGGCAGCCCTCAAGCAGGTGCCCGCCGCCGAATACAACCCCATGGAATGCATCAAGACCAACATCCACGGGGCCGAGAATGTCATTCAGGCCGCGCTGCTCAATCAGGTCAAGAAGGTCATCGCCCTCTCCACCGACAAGGCCGCCAACCCCATCAACCTCTACGGCGCGACCAAACTCGCTTCCGACAAGCTGTTTGTAGCCGCCAACAACATCGCAGGCCAGGATCCCACCCGCTTCGCGGTGGTGCGTTATGGCAATGTGGTAGGCTCCCGTGGTTCGGTCGTACCCTTCTTCCAGAAGAGAATTAATCAGGGAGCAACGGCACTCCCCATCACCCACTCCGAGATGACCCGATTCTGGATCACCCTGCAGCAGGGGGTTGATTTCGTGATCAACAACTTCTCACGCATGAAAGGGGGGGAGATCTTCGTCCCCAAACTGCCTTCGGTCCGGATCACTGACCTCGCTACCGCCATGGCTCCCCAGCTAAAGCAGGAAATCATCGGTATTCGGCCTGGTGAAAAACTGCATGAAGTGATGTGTCCCGCAGATGACTCCTATCACACCTTCGAGTTTGACGACTTCTTCATCATCGGTCCCACCATCAATTTCAATAACCGCAACAACGACTTTTCCGTCACCGCGACGAATGAAGCTGGAAACTTGGTTGAGCAAGGATTCGAGTATAACTCTCGCAACAACGGCGATTTTCTGACCATTGAACAACTCAAAGCATTGAACGACAAGATGGTGGTGGCATGA
- the pseC gene encoding UDP-4-amino-4,6-dideoxy-N-acetyl-beta-L-altrosamine transaminase — MIPYGRQSISETDIEAVVEVLRSNFLTQGPVVPRFEQAVADYCGARFGVAVNSGTAALHIACLALGVGPGDWVWTSPISFVASANCALYCGAQVDFVDIEPDTGNMCAMELERKLVAAKAQGCLPKVVIPVHFAGLPCDMQEIRRLGQEYGFKIIEDACHALGARYHDEPTGNGRYSDITVFSFHPVKIITTGEGGMAMTNDPALAKTMSLLRSHGITRDPADFINEPDGPWYYEQQMLGFNYRMTDIQAALGLSQMANLEGWIAKRSEIAHRYFETLAPERLPRYFSAERRSAFHLYVHHVSPEQRTVTFQRLREKGIGANVHYMPIYKQPWYQKRALMPHPHTEQFYAGAITLPLFPTLNAVQQDLIHAYLISTV; from the coding sequence ATGATTCCGTACGGGAGACAGTCTATCAGCGAGACGGATATCGAAGCCGTCGTCGAGGTATTGAGATCCAATTTTCTGACCCAAGGCCCGGTGGTTCCCCGCTTCGAGCAGGCGGTCGCCGATTATTGTGGCGCCCGCTTCGGCGTGGCCGTCAACTCAGGTACTGCCGCTCTGCATATCGCTTGTCTAGCGCTGGGTGTGGGGCCTGGGGACTGGGTCTGGACCTCCCCCATCAGCTTTGTCGCCTCTGCCAACTGCGCACTCTATTGCGGAGCACAGGTCGACTTCGTCGACATCGAGCCCGACACCGGCAATATGTGCGCCATGGAGCTGGAGCGCAAGCTGGTAGCCGCCAAGGCGCAAGGATGTCTGCCCAAGGTGGTCATCCCGGTACACTTCGCGGGCCTGCCCTGCGACATGCAAGAGATCCGCCGCCTTGGACAAGAGTACGGCTTTAAGATAATCGAGGATGCCTGTCATGCTCTCGGCGCCCGCTACCATGACGAACCCACCGGCAATGGCCGCTACAGTGACATCACCGTCTTCAGCTTCCACCCGGTGAAGATCATCACGACCGGTGAGGGTGGGATGGCGATGACCAACGACCCCGCCCTGGCCAAAACCATGAGCCTGCTGCGCAGCCATGGCATCACCCGGGATCCGGCCGACTTCATCAATGAGCCGGACGGTCCCTGGTATTACGAACAGCAGATGCTGGGCTTCAACTACCGGATGACGGATATCCAGGCTGCGCTGGGATTGAGCCAGATGGCGAATCTGGAAGGCTGGATCGCCAAGCGTAGCGAAATTGCCCATCGTTACTTCGAAACATTGGCCCCCGAACGTCTGCCCCGTTATTTCAGTGCAGAACGACGCAGCGCTTTCCATCTCTATGTTCATCATGTGTCCCCCGAGCAACGTACAGTAACGTTCCAGAGACTCCGAGAAAAAGGCATTGGTGCCAACGTGCACTATATGCCGATTTATAAACAGCCTTGGTATCAAAAAAGGGCCCTGATGCCCCACCCACATACTGAACAGTTCTACGCCGGAGCCATCACACTGCCGCTGTTTCCAACTTTGAACGCTGTCCAGCAAGACCTCATCCACGCCTATTTGATATCAACAGTCTGA
- a CDS encoding metallophosphoesterase family protein, with protein MIIGMFSDLHSNLPALESMVEKFGSKIDIWLSAGDSVGIFPQVNETLNLLQRMNVHMVCGDHEKLLLSGEDMVWSYTGNQALQEQRESITKENLYYLSSLPEKLDLKIDGLNIRLIHDVTGVIRTGKEKNIINSQQLNVLHPGVDYLLAGHTHMATMLYTDTLIYLNPGSSGFPKDLRHQTGMLMLDTSSGFHEFITFDFDRDRLRKAIIDKNYNPKLLHYLDNNFRWI; from the coding sequence TTGATTATTGGTATGTTTTCGGATTTGCATTCCAATCTTCCTGCATTAGAATCCATGGTTGAGAAGTTTGGTAGCAAAATAGATATTTGGTTATCTGCTGGTGACTCGGTGGGAATATTTCCACAAGTTAACGAGACATTAAATCTACTGCAGCGTATGAATGTTCACATGGTTTGTGGTGATCATGAAAAGCTACTTCTTTCCGGCGAAGACATGGTCTGGAGTTATACTGGTAATCAGGCGCTTCAGGAACAAAGGGAGTCAATAACTAAAGAAAATCTTTATTATTTATCTTCACTTCCTGAAAAGCTTGATTTAAAAATCGATGGTTTAAATATACGACTGATTCATGATGTGACTGGCGTCATTCGCACTGGGAAAGAAAAGAATATTATCAACTCACAACAATTGAATGTTCTACACCCTGGTGTTGATTATCTGCTAGCTGGCCACACACATATGGCTACAATGCTTTACACTGACACTCTAATATATTTGAATCCCGGTTCATCGGGTTTTCCTAAAGATCTTAGACATCAAACTGGAATGCTAATGCTAGACACCTCGTCGGGTTTTCATGAGTTTATAACATTTGATTTTGATCGAGATAGATTGAGGAAAGCAATAATAGATAAGAATTATAACCCTAAGCTTCTTCATTATCTAGATAATAACTTCAGGTGGATTTGA
- a CDS encoding WbqC family protein — MRVAILQSNYIPWKGYFDIVSKVDRFIFHDDIQYTKNDWRNRNKIKSHSGVVWLTVPCGTDEKRLICDVALVDSSWQKKHWDALYKSYAKSPYFSYYRDFFEEIYLNNKWHNLSDMNQHIIKSISTEILGINVIFEDSRDYHLNNKKGARVIELLNKVGATEYLSGPAAKDYLDTNEFIASEIKLEWMSYDHYPEYPQLFPPFCHYVTILDLLFNVGRDFKHYMMLDNK; from the coding sequence ATGCGCGTTGCGATTTTACAATCAAATTATATTCCTTGGAAGGGATACTTTGATATAGTTTCTAAAGTTGATAGATTTATTTTTCATGATGATATTCAATATACTAAAAATGACTGGCGAAATAGAAATAAAATTAAGTCGCACTCAGGCGTAGTTTGGCTTACTGTTCCGTGTGGTACAGATGAAAAGAGACTAATTTGTGATGTCGCCCTTGTCGATTCTTCGTGGCAAAAAAAACACTGGGATGCCCTGTATAAATCGTATGCCAAATCACCTTATTTCTCATACTATCGAGATTTCTTTGAGGAGATATATCTTAACAATAAGTGGCATAATTTGAGTGACATGAATCAACATATTATAAAAAGCATAAGCACAGAGATATTGGGAATCAATGTGATTTTTGAAGACTCACGAGATTACCATTTGAATAATAAGAAAGGTGCTCGTGTTATCGAGTTGCTTAATAAAGTAGGTGCAACGGAATATTTATCTGGGCCAGCCGCCAAAGATTATCTTGATACGAACGAGTTCATCGCTTCAGAAATAAAGTTAGAATGGATGAGTTATGACCATTACCCAGAGTATCCACAGTTGTTTCCGCCATTTTGTCATTATGTGACTATATTAGACTTGTTATTTAATGTTGGGCGTGATTTTAAACATTACATGATGCTAGACAATAAATAA
- a CDS encoding cobalamin-binding protein: MFTLTLLLGWPQSGWSQPPQRIISLTPHLTELLFDIGAGDRIVATDDASDFPPEVKTRPQVANYRSINLEALLAQKPDLVVAWRSAQSRMLAPVAQLGIPIFYSEPTDFASLADEMRRLGKLLALEPGANAQADAYMTRLDGLKQQYGQPKPVSVFYQLWYPPLTSVSGSAWPAQAIALCGATNVAAGAKTPYPQIGLEQVIKANPSLILAGSQDPAVLTHWQQWPMLDAVKHGQLKLINPDELHRFTPRALNAVEQVCTAIQAIQETAPHS, from the coding sequence CTGTTCACTCTGACGCTCCTGCTCGGCTGGCCGCAGAGCGGCTGGAGCCAGCCCCCCCAGCGCATCATCAGCCTTACCCCTCACCTCACCGAGCTGCTGTTCGACATCGGCGCCGGGGATCGCATCGTCGCCACCGACGACGCCTCTGATTTTCCGCCCGAGGTGAAGACCAGACCCCAGGTGGCCAACTACCGCAGCATCAACCTGGAAGCCCTGCTGGCGCAAAAGCCGGATCTGGTGGTGGCCTGGCGCTCCGCCCAGTCCCGCATGCTGGCCCCGGTGGCCCAGCTCGGCATCCCCATCTTCTACTCGGAACCCACCGACTTTGCCTCGCTGGCGGACGAGATGCGCCGCCTTGGCAAGTTGCTCGCATTGGAGCCAGGCGCCAATGCCCAAGCCGATGCCTATATGACGAGACTTGATGGCTTGAAACAGCAATACGGCCAGCCAAAACCCGTCTCCGTGTTCTATCAGCTCTGGTATCCGCCGCTCACCAGTGTCAGCGGCTCGGCCTGGCCGGCCCAGGCCATCGCGCTGTGCGGTGCCACCAATGTCGCGGCCGGGGCCAAGACCCCCTACCCCCAGATAGGGCTGGAGCAGGTGATCAAGGCCAATCCGAGCCTCATCCTGGCCGGGAGTCAAGATCCCGCCGTGCTGACCCACTGGCAGCAGTGGCCCATGCTGGACGCCGTCAAACATGGGCAACTGAAGCTCATCAATCCCGACGAACTGCATCGCTTCACCCCCCGCGCCCTCAATGCGGTGGAACAGGTATGTACGGCAATACAGGCGATCCAAGAGACGGCTCCCCATTCCTGA